A region from the Candidatus Binatia bacterium genome encodes:
- the recR gene encoding recombination mediator RecR, with protein sequence MSSALTPSMQRLVEELKKLPGVGEKTATRLAFFTLREEHGFAASLAAALLDVKEQSRFCSMCFGLTETDPCGVCADPRRDKHEVCVVEEPADMMAFERAREYRGLYHVLGGALSPLEGVGPEHLRCAELIERARSGEIREVIVATNPSAEGEATALWISRQLKSEADIRVTRIAMGLPMGGDVEYSDAMTLSRSLSGRRDM encoded by the coding sequence ATGTCGTCTGCGCTAACCCCCTCGATGCAGAGGCTGGTCGAAGAGCTCAAGAAGCTTCCCGGCGTCGGTGAAAAGACGGCGACGCGTCTCGCTTTTTTTACCCTTCGTGAGGAGCATGGGTTTGCGGCGAGTTTGGCAGCGGCCTTGCTCGACGTGAAGGAACAAAGTCGCTTTTGCTCGATGTGCTTCGGTTTGACCGAGACCGACCCGTGCGGCGTTTGCGCGGACCCGCGGAGGGATAAGCATGAGGTTTGCGTGGTTGAGGAGCCGGCCGATATGATGGCGTTCGAGAGAGCCCGGGAATATCGAGGCCTCTATCACGTTCTGGGGGGAGCCCTTTCTCCCCTCGAAGGCGTTGGGCCGGAGCATCTGCGCTGTGCGGAGCTGATCGAGCGAGCCCGCTCCGGCGAAATCCGGGAGGTCATCGTCGCCACAAATCCGAGCGCGGAAGGGGAAGCGACGGCCTTGTGGATCTCCCGACAGCTCAAATCCGAGGCCGATATTCGGGTCACGCGTATTGCCATGGGGCTGCCCATGGGAGGCGATGTCGAGTACAGCGACGCCATGACGCTGTCCCGCTCGCTTTCGGGTCGACGCGATATGTAG
- a CDS encoding YbaB/EbfC family nucleoid-associated protein, whose amino-acid sequence MAKPFDLGGMGNILEQARTMQDRLQAMQEEVGARTVEGTAGGGMVRVEVSGKLEIRRITIEDSVYADDDREMLQDLVAAGVNDAIRKAQKMMADEMTQLTGGISLPGFG is encoded by the coding sequence ATGGCCAAACCTTTTGATCTGGGCGGGATGGGAAATATTCTCGAGCAGGCGCGGACCATGCAGGATCGCTTGCAGGCAATGCAGGAAGAGGTGGGTGCGCGCACGGTTGAGGGTACCGCAGGCGGTGGCATGGTGCGGGTAGAGGTTTCCGGAAAGTTGGAGATCCGCAGGATCACGATCGAAGATAGCGTATACGCGGACGACGATCGCGAGATGCTGCAGGATCTTGTAGCTGCGGGCGTGAACGATGCGATTCGCAAGGCCCAGAAGATGATGGCCGACGAAATGACGCAACTGACTGGCGGAATTTCACTGCCGGGGTTCGGTTGA
- the dnaX gene encoding DNA polymerase III subunit gamma/tau, producing MARRSRPQLFAEVVGQDHVTQTLANAVDGGRLGHAFVFSGMRGVGKTTTARILAKALNCAEGPTSTPCNICEHCVEITEGRSLDVFEVDAASQTGIDATRELLETVKYQPAAGRFRVYIIDEAHGLSRQAVDAFLKTLEEPPPHAKFILATTAPQKLTSTILSRCQRYDFRSVSVVEVIGALAAMVEGEGKSADESALAILARESGGSLRDATSLLEQVLAYGAGHIDPSMVHAALGIPDREALRAVVAALQSRDAATVLGVVDDLVGQGADLARFALDLLEELRHLTVLKVASAATLVDLSPPEIAALEEMAREIPADDLQRWFRILLRGQEELGRTAAPRLVLEMALVEMATLAEMVPVDELVARLEKLASGGGGQIGGSGQAGGRAKASAGGRGAVAGDGRADADRPSNRSAGTRTASPTGSGGTAARTEPAQSGKPTGSGNGATVAKAPPPSAGTPPQTGAASRASQAPNARASGSPPEAAKASPEQPRWKGVVDSLQKEKASRFFRLSYSRLLEVAEGELKVGVTGQDAVTALTNPEVRADIEKAIANAFGKSLRFSPVVLEESGAVPRVADLEKEARQDPVVKLGLELLDGKIEAVLPREKRGE from the coding sequence CTGGCCAGACGGTCTCGCCCCCAGCTCTTCGCCGAGGTGGTGGGGCAAGATCATGTGACCCAAACTCTGGCGAATGCCGTCGACGGAGGCCGGTTGGGCCACGCCTTTGTCTTCAGCGGAATGCGCGGTGTTGGCAAGACGACCACGGCCCGGATCCTCGCGAAGGCTTTGAATTGCGCCGAAGGGCCGACCTCGACACCCTGCAATATCTGCGAGCATTGCGTGGAGATCACCGAGGGGCGTTCGCTGGATGTCTTCGAGGTGGATGCAGCTTCGCAGACCGGCATCGATGCCACTCGCGAACTTCTGGAAACCGTCAAGTACCAGCCAGCCGCGGGGCGCTTCCGTGTCTATATCATTGACGAAGCGCATGGCTTGTCCCGACAGGCAGTGGACGCGTTCCTCAAGACCCTCGAGGAGCCACCGCCGCATGCCAAATTCATTCTGGCGACGACGGCACCGCAAAAGCTCACCTCCACGATCCTCTCGCGCTGTCAGCGTTACGATTTTCGCTCGGTTTCGGTTGTCGAGGTTATCGGTGCGTTGGCGGCAATGGTCGAAGGTGAAGGGAAGAGTGCGGATGAATCGGCTCTGGCGATCCTCGCCCGAGAGTCCGGGGGTAGCTTGCGCGATGCGACGTCTCTTCTGGAACAGGTTCTGGCCTATGGCGCCGGTCATATCGATCCCTCGATGGTTCATGCCGCCCTCGGAATCCCGGATCGGGAAGCGTTGCGAGCGGTGGTGGCCGCCCTGCAGTCGCGTGATGCGGCGACGGTCCTTGGGGTGGTGGATGATCTGGTCGGTCAAGGCGCGGATCTGGCGCGGTTCGCTCTCGACTTGCTCGAGGAGCTTCGCCATCTGACCGTGCTCAAAGTTGCCTCGGCGGCGACTCTTGTGGACCTCAGTCCGCCGGAAATCGCGGCACTGGAGGAGATGGCGAGGGAAATCCCGGCGGACGATCTCCAGCGGTGGTTCCGCATCTTGCTGCGTGGGCAGGAGGAATTGGGTCGAACAGCTGCGCCCCGACTGGTTCTTGAGATGGCGCTTGTGGAGATGGCGACTCTGGCCGAGATGGTTCCGGTCGATGAGCTTGTCGCACGGCTTGAAAAACTTGCCTCTGGTGGCGGTGGCCAAATTGGTGGGAGCGGTCAGGCTGGCGGACGCGCTAAAGCGAGCGCGGGCGGTCGCGGTGCTGTCGCCGGCGACGGCCGGGCCGATGCGGACCGGCCGTCGAATCGTTCTGCTGGAACGAGGACCGCATCTCCGACGGGTTCCGGTGGAACAGCCGCGAGGACCGAGCCTGCGCAGAGCGGCAAACCCACGGGCAGTGGCAATGGCGCCACGGTAGCCAAAGCGCCGCCGCCGTCTGCCGGAACGCCGCCTCAGACGGGCGCGGCTTCGCGGGCGTCTCAGGCGCCGAACGCGCGAGCTTCGGGTTCGCCTCCGGAGGCAGCAAAGGCTTCGCCCGAGCAACCTCGCTGGAAGGGTGTGGTGGATTCGCTCCAGAAGGAAAAGGCTTCGCGCTTTTTCCGGCTATCCTACAGCCGCCTTCTTGAGGTGGCCGAGGGTGAATTGAAAGTCGGAGTTACCGGACAGGATGCGGTGACGGCACTGACCAACCCGGAAGTCCGCGCCGATATCGAGAAGGCGATTGCCAACGCTTTCGGGAAGTCTCTCCGATTTTCGCCGGTCGTCCTTGAAGAATCGGGGGCAGTGCCGCGTGTGGCCGATCTGGAAAAGGAAGCTCGGCAAGATCCGGTCGTGAAGTTGGGACTGGAATTGCTGGACGGAAAAATCGAGGCTGTATTGCCTCGAGAGAAACGCGGGGAGTAG
- the pgsA gene encoding CDP-diacylglycerol--glycerol-3-phosphate 3-phosphatidyltransferase, protein MSDPTKDSSSLANDLWSTPNLLSLGRVAFTPLMIWLLTFPGPTVSAVVAILFFLACLSDWLDGYLARRDGIITNLGKFLDPLADKILIVSGYIMLAAMPRDLAVPAWMVAVIASREVAVTGLRAIAREEGVVLEAESLGKAKTVMEVVALFSLMVHYTYGPLDFFAAGMCFLWIAMILAVWSGVAYHVRFFRKWQALRDADG, encoded by the coding sequence ATGTCCGACCCGACAAAAGACAGCTCAAGCCTGGCTAACGACTTGTGGAGCACGCCTAATTTGCTCTCTCTGGGCCGAGTTGCGTTCACCCCGCTGATGATCTGGTTGCTGACTTTTCCGGGCCCAACAGTGTCCGCGGTGGTGGCCATTCTCTTTTTTCTCGCTTGTCTGAGCGATTGGCTGGATGGGTATCTTGCGCGCCGAGACGGGATTATCACCAACCTCGGAAAATTTCTGGACCCGCTGGCAGACAAAATCCTGATTGTGAGCGGCTATATCATGTTGGCAGCGATGCCTCGGGACCTCGCGGTACCCGCGTGGATGGTGGCGGTCATCGCGTCACGCGAGGTTGCGGTGACCGGTTTGCGCGCAATCGCGCGCGAGGAAGGTGTCGTTCTCGAGGCGGAGTCTCTGGGCAAGGCCAAGACGGTCATGGAGGTCGTGGCGCTGTTCAGCTTGATGGTTCACTACACCTATGGTCCACTCGATTTTTTCGCTGCCGGGATGTGCTTTCTCTGGATCGCGATGATTTTGGCTGTTTGGTCCGGGGTCGCGTATCACGTACGTTTTTTCCGAAAATGGCAGGCTCTTCGTGATGCAGATGGTTGA
- a CDS encoding transglycosylase SLT domain-containing protein produces MLRLVFCGAVWVGAAPSLEALAGEIFRYRDPNGVLHFSNAPTDHRFNRVRPGERLPEDSGNDSGTDLGVTASPPPRNGSSPEARARVNGPSRGDVAKRGRVRAVAVPPPTLVRMIEETAIRYRIEMALLTAIVRAESGYDPQAVSRAGAKGLMQLMPETARSLGVRDVFHPKQNLEGGALYFRRLLHRFGGDATLALAAFNAGPTAVEKHGGIPPFPETRSYVERVGAYRQEYLRSREKLPHMVEKRKIPES; encoded by the coding sequence ATGCTCCGCCTCGTTTTTTGCGGGGCGGTATGGGTAGGAGCGGCTCCATCGCTTGAGGCTCTGGCCGGCGAGATCTTTCGCTACCGCGATCCCAATGGCGTGCTCCATTTTTCGAATGCCCCCACCGACCATCGGTTCAATCGAGTCCGGCCGGGAGAGCGTCTTCCGGAAGATTCGGGGAACGACTCAGGCACCGACTTGGGGGTGACGGCCTCCCCGCCGCCCCGGAACGGTTCTTCTCCCGAGGCGAGGGCGAGGGTAAATGGTCCCAGCCGCGGGGACGTGGCGAAGCGCGGCAGGGTCCGTGCTGTGGCAGTGCCGCCTCCCACTCTCGTTCGCATGATTGAGGAAACTGCGATTCGTTACCGCATCGAAATGGCGCTCCTCACGGCAATCGTGCGAGCCGAGTCAGGGTACGATCCGCAGGCTGTCTCTCGCGCAGGAGCGAAAGGGCTGATGCAGTTGATGCCGGAGACCGCACGTTCGCTCGGCGTCCGGGACGTCTTTCATCCAAAGCAGAACCTGGAGGGTGGAGCGCTTTATTTCCGCCGCCTCCTGCATCGCTTCGGCGGGGACGCGACTCTGGCGTTGGCGGCGTTTAATGCCGGGCCGACCGCGGTCGAGAAGCACGGAGGGATTCCGCCTTTTCCGGAGACCCGCTCCTATGTCGAGCGGGTTGGCGCCTACCGGCAGGAATACCTGCGTTCGCGCGAAAAGCTTCCCCATATGGTAGAAAAGCGGAAGATTCCGGAATCCTGA
- the nadB gene encoding L-aspartate oxidase yields MGEEQSGPGSETRRDFDFLVIGSGIAGLSFALTAAERGEVAVVTKANLPEGSSQYAQGGVASVWSPDDSYDEHARDTAGAGAGLCHGDIVDIVVREGPDRVREMIAYGTRFDLRPDAENEFDVDLSLEGGHSRRRILHAVDATGQEMMRALVERVLAHPRIQIFEQTLAIDLLMSSKFKIEGPERCLGAYVLDTSSGSIHTYTAGATLIATGGAGKAYLYTSNPDVATGDGIAMAYRAGVPIGNMEFIQFHPTCLFHPQAKSFLISETVRGEGGVLVRPDGSSFMTDYDKRGELAPRDIVARAIDSEMKAHGFDNVFLDITSCSEAYLLERFPTIVNRCRSFGIDPATEPIPVVPAAHYTCGGILTNDVGATSLQGLYAAGEAAMTGLHGANRLASNSLLEGLVFGHRAATDAAEASAATPTRNLPIPDWNPGGSHPRDEEVLVSQTWDEIRRLMWNYVGIVRSNRRLARARARMDLALAEIRSDYWSFHPTAGSIELRNLAMVADLIIASAALRRESRGLHFNTDFPHRDDAVWARDSILVRSPSTHRPVPST; encoded by the coding sequence ATGGGAGAGGAGCAATCAGGCCCCGGGTCTGAAACCCGGCGAGATTTTGACTTTCTCGTGATTGGCAGCGGGATCGCGGGATTGAGCTTCGCATTGACCGCAGCGGAGCGCGGTGAGGTTGCTGTCGTCACAAAGGCCAATCTGCCCGAAGGTTCCTCGCAATACGCTCAGGGAGGCGTGGCTTCCGTCTGGAGCCCTGACGACTCCTACGACGAGCATGCGCGAGATACCGCCGGAGCGGGTGCGGGACTTTGCCACGGCGATATCGTCGATATCGTCGTCAGGGAGGGCCCGGATCGAGTTCGTGAAATGATCGCCTACGGCACTCGATTTGATCTTCGCCCTGACGCCGAAAACGAGTTCGATGTGGATCTGAGCCTGGAGGGCGGACACTCCCGACGCCGCATCCTCCACGCCGTGGACGCCACCGGTCAGGAAATGATGCGTGCGCTTGTCGAACGCGTCCTCGCTCATCCGAGAATCCAGATCTTCGAGCAGACCCTCGCCATCGACCTTCTTATGTCGAGCAAATTCAAGATCGAGGGACCGGAGCGCTGTCTGGGCGCGTACGTGCTCGATACCTCCTCCGGATCGATTCATACCTATACGGCCGGCGCTACACTGATCGCGACAGGTGGCGCAGGCAAAGCCTATCTCTACACCAGTAACCCCGACGTCGCGACAGGCGATGGCATCGCCATGGCCTACCGAGCAGGCGTGCCGATCGGGAACATGGAGTTCATCCAGTTTCATCCGACCTGCCTTTTTCATCCGCAAGCCAAGTCCTTTCTCATCAGCGAAACAGTGCGAGGTGAAGGCGGTGTGTTGGTCCGCCCGGATGGCTCCTCCTTCATGACCGACTACGACAAGCGGGGCGAACTCGCGCCGCGCGACATTGTTGCACGCGCGATCGACAGTGAAATGAAGGCGCACGGCTTCGACAACGTCTTCCTCGACATCACGTCGTGTTCCGAAGCCTACCTCCTCGAACGCTTTCCGACGATCGTCAACCGCTGCCGCTCTTTCGGCATCGACCCGGCCACCGAACCGATACCGGTGGTCCCCGCGGCCCATTATACCTGTGGCGGAATCCTGACCAACGACGTCGGCGCGACCTCCTTGCAGGGACTCTATGCCGCGGGCGAAGCTGCCATGACGGGACTTCATGGTGCCAATCGGCTTGCTTCGAACTCGCTCCTCGAGGGGCTCGTCTTCGGCCACCGCGCGGCAACCGATGCCGCGGAGGCCAGCGCCGCGACGCCGACTCGAAATCTTCCGATTCCGGACTGGAATCCCGGGGGCTCCCACCCACGCGACGAAGAAGTTCTGGTCAGCCAGACATGGGACGAGATTCGGCGTCTGATGTGGAACTACGTCGGAATCGTCAGAAGTAATCGCCGTCTGGCGCGCGCCCGCGCGCGAATGGACCTGGCCCTCGCAGAGATTCGTTCGGATTATTGGTCATTTCACCCGACCGCCGGATCCATCGAGCTCCGTAATCTCGCCATGGTGGCCGACCTGATTATCGCCTCGGCGGCTCTGCGTCGCGAAAGTCGAGGCCTGCACTTCAACACCGATTTCCCGCATCGCGACGACGCGGTTTGGGCTCGTGATTCGATTTTGGTTCGGAGTCCATCCACCCATCGCCCTGTACCCAGCACCTGA
- a CDS encoding cytochrome P450, which produces MTSSDELYFDPFTDENLQDPHPIYQRLRAEDPIHWSPKLRAWLVTRHEDARRFFQDDACLSADRGKVSRKQATSVEMKPGTKIRTISLDPPEQLPMRAMMTSALTPAMRAMPPQIEQLIELLLERIETATTTAAERLETDNPVDLVTELAYPLPIGIITELFGIPEKDRNEFRAVADEIARGMDQFFSSKTVGEKLREIGGYIGGLVAERRAHCETDLISRLCEVEHDGDSLDDIEIIAMATALVFGGYETTANLISNGMLALLEHPEQRALLEEDYSRAPAAIEEMLRFDTPPQAISRTAAKDFIWHGKSIARGDLVLGCLGAANRDTAIFRDPDTFDIRREPNPHIAFGLGAHFCPGAQLSRLEGRAAIPALLQRFPGLQLAGAPTRRRTFVLRGLEHLPVRLR; this is translated from the coding sequence GTGACTTCCAGCGACGAGCTCTACTTCGACCCCTTCACTGACGAGAACCTGCAGGACCCGCATCCGATCTACCAGCGGCTGCGCGCGGAAGATCCGATCCACTGGAGCCCGAAGCTGCGAGCCTGGCTGGTCACCCGCCACGAAGACGCCCGTCGTTTTTTCCAGGACGATGCCTGCCTGAGTGCCGACAGAGGCAAAGTCAGTCGCAAGCAGGCGACCAGCGTGGAGATGAAACCGGGCACAAAAATTCGTACCATCTCGCTCGACCCGCCCGAACAACTGCCGATGCGGGCGATGATGACCTCTGCGCTGACGCCGGCCATGCGGGCGATGCCTCCGCAAATTGAGCAGCTCATCGAACTTCTTCTCGAGCGCATAGAAACCGCGACGACGACCGCCGCCGAACGTCTGGAAACCGACAACCCTGTCGACCTAGTGACGGAACTGGCCTACCCCTTGCCTATCGGCATCATCACGGAGCTTTTCGGAATTCCGGAAAAGGACCGTAACGAATTTCGAGCGGTCGCCGATGAAATCGCTCGGGGAATGGATCAGTTCTTCTCGAGCAAGACAGTCGGCGAGAAGCTTCGGGAAATCGGTGGCTATATCGGTGGTCTGGTCGCGGAGAGACGAGCGCATTGTGAAACCGATCTGATCTCCCGGCTTTGCGAAGTTGAGCACGATGGGGATTCGCTGGACGATATCGAGATCATTGCGATGGCGACAGCTCTGGTTTTCGGCGGCTATGAGACAACCGCGAATCTGATCTCAAATGGAATGCTGGCCCTGCTGGAGCATCCGGAGCAACGAGCCCTGCTTGAGGAGGACTACTCCAGAGCGCCCGCCGCGATCGAGGAAATGTTGCGTTTCGACACGCCGCCTCAAGCCATCTCGCGCACCGCAGCCAAGGACTTTATCTGGCACGGCAAGTCGATCGCCCGGGGCGACCTTGTCCTCGGATGCCTCGGCGCAGCGAACCGCGATACAGCGATCTTCCGCGACCCCGACACCTTCGACATCCGGCGCGAACCCAACCCGCATATCGCCTTCGGACTCGGCGCTCATTTCTGCCCGGGTGCACAACTCAGCCGCCTCGAAGGGCGCGCCGCAATTCCGGCTCTTCTGCAACGCTTCCCCGGCCTCCAGCTTGCCGGCGCGCCTACGCGACGCCGCACTTTCGTATTGCGCGGGTTGGAGCATTTACCCGTGCGCCTGCGCTAG
- the purF gene encoding amidophosphoribosyltransferase, giving the protein MFASDEDRFHEECGVVGVFGHPEAANLAYLALYALQHRGQESAGIVSSRGDALISHRGLGLVADIFHPEMIRRLEGTSAIGHNRYATHGETVLKNAQPLVVEYAGGPLAVAHNGNLVNAVELRAELERRGSIFQSNSDTEVVIHLIAQSEKGPLLDRVVDALKHVRGAYSIVFLARDQLIAVRDPYGFRPLVLGRIRDKGTYVVVSETCALDLINAEYVREVEPGEVIVIDDSGMRSMKPLEVVEPRRCVFEYVYFARPDSQVFGRTVYNVRRELGRQLARESLVDADVVTPVPDSGVPAALGYAQQSGIPYELGLIRNHYVGRTFIEPSDSIRHFGVRVKLNAVSEVLRGKRVVVVDDSLVRGTTSKKIVTMMRNAGAAEVHMRICSPPTIRPCYYGVDTPTTSELVGASKSVEEIRQAIGADTLSYLSDEGLYAFEDQPENKSTYCDACFTNRYPVAVDESAETRQLGLFDAAAIRTP; this is encoded by the coding sequence ATGTTCGCATCGGATGAAGATCGCTTTCACGAAGAATGCGGCGTTGTAGGCGTTTTCGGTCATCCGGAGGCCGCAAACCTCGCCTATTTGGCCCTCTATGCCCTGCAACACCGGGGGCAGGAGTCGGCCGGAATCGTCTCGTCGCGCGGCGACGCTTTGATCTCGCATCGAGGTCTCGGCCTGGTCGCTGATATTTTCCACCCGGAGATGATTCGGCGCCTCGAGGGGACATCGGCGATTGGACACAATCGCTACGCCACCCATGGCGAAACTGTTCTTAAAAACGCCCAGCCGCTGGTGGTCGAGTATGCCGGAGGGCCACTCGCGGTGGCTCATAATGGAAATCTCGTCAACGCCGTCGAGCTGCGTGCGGAACTGGAGCGGCGCGGATCGATCTTTCAATCCAACTCCGACACGGAAGTCGTGATTCACCTGATCGCGCAGAGTGAAAAAGGACCTCTCCTCGATCGCGTGGTGGACGCTCTGAAACACGTCCGCGGCGCCTACTCGATCGTCTTTCTGGCGCGGGACCAGCTGATTGCGGTGCGAGACCCTTATGGGTTCCGGCCCCTGGTTCTCGGTCGGATCCGCGACAAGGGCACCTATGTTGTGGTCTCTGAAACTTGCGCGCTGGACTTGATCAACGCCGAGTATGTTCGCGAGGTCGAGCCAGGAGAGGTGATCGTGATCGACGATTCGGGGATGCGCTCGATGAAGCCGCTCGAAGTTGTCGAACCACGTCGCTGTGTTTTTGAATACGTCTACTTCGCACGCCCGGACAGTCAGGTTTTTGGTCGGACGGTCTATAATGTGCGACGCGAATTGGGGCGGCAACTCGCTCGTGAAAGTCTGGTCGACGCGGATGTCGTCACGCCAGTTCCTGACTCGGGGGTGCCTGCCGCGTTGGGCTACGCTCAGCAATCAGGGATTCCTTACGAACTGGGTTTGATTCGGAATCACTATGTGGGACGCACCTTTATCGAGCCGTCCGATTCCATCCGTCACTTCGGCGTCCGCGTGAAACTGAATGCGGTCTCCGAGGTTTTGCGCGGCAAGCGAGTCGTCGTAGTGGATGATTCTCTGGTGCGGGGAACGACGAGCAAGAAGATCGTGACCATGATGCGGAACGCGGGTGCAGCTGAGGTGCATATGCGGATCTGCTCTCCACCGACCATCCGACCTTGTTACTACGGGGTAGATACACCGACGACGTCGGAGCTCGTTGGTGCGTCGAAGTCGGTCGAGGAGATTCGCCAGGCAATCGGTGCGGACACGCTGTCCTATCTGTCGGACGAGGGTCTTTACGCCTTCGAAGATCAGCCCGAGAATAAATCGACATATTGCGATGCCTGCTTCACGAACCGTTACCCGGTTGCCGTTGACGAGTCCGCCGAGACTCGGCAACTTGGCCTCTTCGACGCCGCGGCAATTCGCACGCCTTGA
- a CDS encoding AIR synthase related protein — MSSLDIEPERANDGEAPTKELLYRDCLVARGRRQWMENASCEARGSFTESGFRLDQGGRVLVAQGALVLPAEGSGVAALLGSLSLELRARGAEPVALMDSVQLAAGSENQTDSGQAGALRGSIARHAEELGLEVCGGECGRSPAPQDTLVLVVVGVLPRVPRRDHESRGRVGDSVFRISLPEVSAESYAERILTLGQALRNAVDQEILSWFGSCRNGSLLAAADWLETTGLGLRLFAGRTDISSLLREAPGDFLVSARGETSLVEALPGEVTVGEVGAISGERLLDLPMPEGATLRLRPEEIRRDQKPPEFVLPQHGQPPVAEIFEDQEAALLELMTDFREVSPRGRASRGSASEGLPDLAGDVAVLRLGARRDLLALAVGSAQPFSSLDPYIGACLAVCRVTRGLAAAGAEPLGLLLTLPGEKEPGADLVYEGLRHAADALGTTIEMATAAGAGASVPAVVALGRPTATHLVPSGFRQDGHLAVLLGQTREEMGGSLHDVHFRGGSHGVPPWVDLGSERRLQDMVRKSGEAGLLQSALSLNAGGLMRGVLHACGVDEATGPLFGLRGQAEESLRPEAWLFGESPSRILASVASEDLPLFKERALRAEVPLRVIGEIGGDRLEIEGQLRLALESLRRAWHGSSDGAA, encoded by the coding sequence TTGAGCTCGCTCGATATTGAGCCGGAGCGGGCGAACGACGGGGAGGCCCCGACCAAGGAACTTCTCTACCGAGACTGTCTGGTCGCCCGCGGTCGACGTCAGTGGATGGAGAATGCGAGTTGTGAGGCACGGGGTTCGTTCACGGAGAGCGGGTTTCGTCTTGATCAGGGTGGCCGTGTTCTGGTGGCGCAGGGGGCGTTGGTTCTGCCGGCAGAGGGTTCGGGGGTCGCCGCCTTGCTCGGCTCGTTAAGTCTGGAGCTGAGGGCGCGCGGCGCGGAGCCTGTCGCCCTGATGGATAGCGTTCAATTGGCGGCGGGGAGCGAGAATCAGACCGATTCTGGTCAGGCCGGAGCGTTGCGCGGGTCGATCGCCCGTCACGCCGAAGAGTTGGGCCTGGAGGTTTGCGGCGGGGAGTGTGGGCGCAGTCCCGCGCCACAAGATACGCTTGTTCTTGTCGTCGTGGGGGTTCTACCACGTGTCCCGAGGCGAGATCACGAGAGTCGAGGCCGAGTGGGTGATTCCGTTTTTCGAATTTCGCTGCCTGAGGTTTCGGCGGAATCCTATGCGGAGAGGATTCTCACGCTGGGACAGGCTCTTCGTAATGCCGTCGATCAGGAGATTCTTTCCTGGTTCGGTTCGTGCCGAAACGGAAGTTTGCTGGCCGCGGCAGATTGGTTGGAAACCACCGGTCTTGGATTGCGGCTTTTCGCTGGTCGGACCGATATTTCCTCCTTGTTGCGTGAGGCGCCCGGTGATTTTCTTGTGTCGGCCCGCGGGGAGACGAGTCTCGTCGAGGCCCTGCCGGGAGAGGTCACGGTGGGGGAGGTCGGAGCCATCAGCGGCGAACGTCTGCTGGACCTGCCCATGCCCGAGGGAGCGACCCTGCGACTGAGGCCCGAGGAGATCCGTCGCGACCAGAAACCTCCCGAGTTTGTATTGCCGCAGCACGGGCAGCCCCCGGTGGCGGAGATATTCGAAGATCAGGAGGCCGCACTCCTCGAGTTGATGACTGATTTCCGAGAAGTGTCACCCCGGGGAAGAGCTTCGCGAGGGAGCGCATCTGAGGGACTGCCCGATCTCGCCGGAGATGTCGCCGTGCTTCGTCTCGGCGCACGACGTGACCTCCTCGCACTGGCGGTTGGTTCGGCGCAGCCTTTCAGCTCCCTCGACCCCTATATCGGCGCGTGTCTCGCCGTTTGTCGGGTCACTCGCGGACTGGCAGCAGCGGGCGCTGAGCCTCTTGGGCTTTTGCTGACCCTTCCGGGGGAGAAGGAACCGGGTGCCGATCTCGTATACGAGGGGCTCCGACATGCCGCCGACGCGCTGGGCACCACAATAGAAATGGCCACGGCCGCAGGCGCTGGGGCGTCAGTGCCGGCGGTGGTGGCGCTCGGGCGGCCAACGGCAACCCATTTGGTCCCGTCGGGCTTCCGGCAGGATGGTCATCTCGCGGTCCTTTTGGGCCAGACCCGCGAGGAAATGGGGGGGAGCCTCCATGACGTCCATTTTCGAGGAGGCTCCCACGGTGTGCCGCCGTGGGTGGATCTCGGCTCGGAGCGTCGGCTTCAGGATATGGTCCGGAAATCGGGCGAAGCTGGTCTGCTGCAAAGTGCCCTCAGTTTAAATGCCGGGGGACTGATGAGGGGCGTTCTGCATGCCTGCGGTGTCGATGAGGCCACGGGGCCGCTTTTCGGACTCCGGGGCCAGGCTGAGGAGTCTCTGCGGCCGGAGGCATGGCTTTTCGGCGAAAGTCCCTCCCGAATTCTTGCGAGCGTAGCCTCCGAGGACCTCCCCTTGTTCAAGGAGAGAGCTCTCCGCGCGGAGGTTCCACTGCGTGTCATCGGAGAAATTGGCGGTGATCGACTCGAAATCGAAGGCCAATTGCGTCTCGCGCTGGAATCGTTGCGTCGGGCGTGGCATGGAAGCAGTGACGGAGCAGCCTGA